One segment of Triticum aestivum cultivar Chinese Spring chromosome 2A, IWGSC CS RefSeq v2.1, whole genome shotgun sequence DNA contains the following:
- the LOC123184539 gene encoding acyl-[acyl-carrier-protein] desaturase 7, chloroplastic → MATSQSSWLLRHACPLAMPWTRTGNNIGLQVTNITYWRCSRANGGRIMAGMTMSTANCLAQPAQLQGEAVQVSKRSTRTGRGAAVAARHEEEGTDDEWLMYLEPAKLEVFDHLEPWAEANVVPLLKPAEVAWQPTDLLPDLASLGADGFHAACCDIRARAAGLPDAHLVCLVGNMVTEEALPTYQSIPNRFEAVRDLTGSSGTAWARWIRGWSAEENRHGDVLNKYLFLSGRVDMRQVERTIHNLIQSGMVMNAARSPYHGFIYVAFQERATSISHGNTARRAKEHGDLSLARICGAIAADEKRHELAYTRIVGKLFEIDPDGAVRALAYMMRRRIVMPASLMTDGRDSDLFSQYGAVAQQAGIYTASDYRSILEHLINQWGVEELVATGLSDEGRRARDYVCALPRKIRRLEQKAHERNDKKARPTASIPFSWIFDRPVNITMA, encoded by the exons ATGGCGACGTCGCAAAGCTCATGGCTCCTCAGACATGCTTGCCCACtagcgatgccatggacaagaacAGGGAATAATATAGGCCTCCAAGTGACCAACATCACCTACTG GAGATGCAGTAGGGCGAATGGAGGAAGAATCATGGCGGGTATGACTATGAGCACCGCCAACTGCTTGGCACAACCTGCGCAACTCCAAGGTGAAGCGGTCCAAGTTAGTAAGAGAAGCACGCGCACTGGCCGGGGCGCCGCCGTTGCGGCTAGGCACGAGGAGGAGGGCACCGACGATGAATGGCTCATGTACCTGGAGCCGGCGAAGCTAGAGGTGTTCGATCATCTGGAGCCTTGGGCGGAGGCGAATGTGGTGCCGCTCCTTAAGCCCGCGGAGGTGGCGTGGCAGCCGACGGACTTGCTGCCGGACCTGGCGTCGCTGGGCGCCGATGGCTTCCACGCGGCGTGCTGCGACATCCGCGCCCGCGCGGCCGGCCTGCCCGACGCGCACCTCGTGTGCCTCGTGGGGAACATGGTGACGGAGGAGGCGCTGCCGACTTACCAGAGTATACCCAACCGCTTCGAGGCCGTGCGCGACCTCACAGGCTCCAGCGGTACCGCCTGGGCGCGCTGGATCCGTGGCTGGTCCGCCGAGGAGAATCGCCACGGGGACGTGCTCAACAAGTACCTCTTCCTCTCCGGCCGCGTTGACATGCGGCAGGTCGAGAGGACCATCCACAACCTCATCCAGTCCGGCATGGTCATGAACGCCGCGCGGAGCCCCTACCACGGCTTCATCTACGTCGCCTTCCAGGAGCGCGCCACCTCCATCTCCCATGGCAACACGGCGCGGCGCGCCAAGGAGCATGGCGACCTGTCGCTCGCGCGTATATGCGGCGCCATCGCCGCCGACGAGAAGCGCCACGAGCTGGCCTACACGCGCATCGTGGGGAAGCTGTTCGAGATCGATCCGGACGGCGCCGTGCGCGCGCTCGCATACATGATGCGTCGTCGGATCGTCATGCCGGCGTCCCTTATGACCGACGGCCGCGATAGCGACCTCTTCAGCCAATACGGGGCGGTGGCGCAGCAGGCCGGCATTTACACTGCCTCCGACTACCGTAGCATTTTGGAGCATCTCATAAATCAGTGGGGAGTGGAAGAGCTGGTGGCCACCGGGCTCTCCGACGAGGGTAGGCGTGCGCGGGACTATGTGTGCGCACTCCCACGAAAAATCCGAAGGTTGGAGCAGAAGGCCCACGAACGTAATGACAAGAAGGCCCGGCCCACAGCATCCATCCCATTTAGCTGGATCTTTGATAGGCCCGTCAACATCACCATGGCCTAA